The Salvelinus alpinus chromosome 25, SLU_Salpinus.1, whole genome shotgun sequence genomic sequence ATTACTTCAAATAGTTGCAAAATGTTCTGTTTTGCAACGAAAATGTGTGTTTAtgttggacagattcaggtagttCCCTCCCTGTTTACTGAACCTGTCTAACAGACAACAGTTTGGAGTAATGATTACACTGCtgctttccctatatagtgtatgtCGGGCCACAGACAAACCTAGGAATAATTTAGCTTTAAATGTATGTGTATGTTCAATGTGGTGTGATTCAGGTTCCCACTCGGGCCGTCAGCCCTTCAATCCGTTATTATACAGACAGCTGTACTTTCTCTCTCACTGTGGGTATTCCCAGAGCCATTTAcagtgctttgtgtgtgtgtgaggagtttTGATGTACATTGATTGAAAATAATGTGTACTTTTTGCCTCATGAGCATAGTTcaactggggcctgttgcacaaaagtagaattaagacatccgggataaatgactcagctgagctcaatgaagccaaaacatgtgcgtccaggcttaattggttgcacaaagaccaagccaggatgagcagacacggattcattaagccaggtgaaaccaatcctggataggtgcgcgctcacggctcactcaaatagaccccgccacagatcacagattaactgatttaccatggcaactagagccgcgtacttttccccgtcggaagcacaaatcctcatggaggcatacgaggaggtaaaagatataattaagaagaaaggcaacaccgccacagtgataaagcaaagagaaaaagcgtggcaaagtattgcagaccgcctgaatgcgtaagtagtgcacaattacacactcaccgctccgctgaaacatcacaattacaattcaaatatttaattcacatctccaaaaatgcagttgtactgtaattatgaaacggttaaatttttaattgaaatgcactgcagatatgagtgaaattgtgtaaagtaactccatcacactgtataaagctatgataaatgttttgatatttttactgaaaacaagacaaaaataccaagtaattttttgcagtgtgactccattaaatgtgtgtgtgtgtgtgtgtgtagattaaacatgaacgggccaaaacggacatggcagcaggtcaaaatcaaatacaagaacattctgcagaatggtatggtccctgactaatatttaacaaagcacaagcatatattgtacccagaaggtgcctgctcacacattgtctgtactgttttagcagtgaaaaagaatacccacagacaaggcacgggtggtgggtcaccaaaggctgaccttaccccagcagaggacatggccttggagctaaataaaggcaggcccgtcttagaggggatccctggggggaaagagacgagcataggttcctcccaagatgccacccgcttcattcaaggtatgtccttccatctctacatgggatacaaccacattcatattgaatcaatttggactgtctgactttggtttacctattgccttgcagtgtctggcagcactgtgttcctgttagagccaccagcacaagcaccagacgatgctgatccagtgagtactccatcaaaggcatactgtaggcctggcatgtcttgtctactagcttcaatatgaatccaattaaatgtgatagggtgaaggccccagtgcagcagcaacagcacatgatggagacgatgatgaggaggagaccatctctctggattccagaaggcatgaggtatcatgttaagactgtgaaagtactatttactctacaatggtgaggagtcctcatcaaaatcaaaaaatctaatttcttttacaggacccagatgctatacagtgggaaaaccagcctggcaacatagtgcgtattaataaaaggacaccacatcctgccaaattccagctgcgctaattgtattgtgttcacagagctcacaagctatcagaaagttgtatggcaaccacctccggcgccaaatagaactggcagacatagacattcagtacaagaagaaaaagatggaaaatcttgcactggagtccgaaataaaaaagaggacaattaggaaactggaccttgaaataaaaaaacttgagagggaggtgagatatgccttcaatgtacactgtatgctaactgtaacacaaatgtattaatcattatttttctttcctcccccagctccaagaagatgacacagctcaaaataaaaaattaggtatattctcgtaaagtcaagtgagccatgacatatgagctcttattgtgagcacacaggacggtggcatctttctaaggttttttttattttcccagcaatcagtacaaccaagtcatcgttataaggcatcgccctcttttgcccacccccccagcaccaggtgtggccactagcctatatgaaggcccaaaattgtgtgttcctttctgctctgacaatggcatgcccattcgtgtgagatgtggtggatgaagaagcacttgtgctgaggagagccttcaggcgagaaagggtcttcagggaccggttggacccactggccttccctgatgaccatctatatgaaagatacaggttttctgcagatggcatcaggtatctatgcagactactgggtcccaggattaagcaccgcactgcacggagccatgcactgagtgtggagcaaatggtttgtgtggccttgcgcttttttgctagtggagccttcctgtactcagtgggggatgcagaacagctgaacaaggccacaatttgccgcacaataaggagtgtgtgtctggctatcaaagcattagcagatgtcttcatctccttccctggccacagaagactctgtgacatcaaagaggagttctataggattgcaggtaagaggatctacaaattacaggacaactgttaacacatagtaggatactcattactttgtgtgacaggtttccccaatgtcattggtgcagtggactgcacacacataaggataaaagccccctcaggtgcccatgaggccgattttgtgaataggaaatcctttcacagcattaatgttcaggtgaacataactttttgatattgtccattgacgaacactctgcattgccagtgatgtgcattgattggtgtaatattcctcatcttatgatttcagatggtctgcaatgctgactgtgtgatcagcaatgttgtggcaaaatggcctggctcagtccatgactccagaatctttcgggcctctgaaatctatcagtgcctatcacaaggtaagccacacaacccctatttataaccatcatggctgtgtcaagaatatcactgtgtttatgaggtagtaatgatgagattttgtgttgacaggtgaattctctggtgtgttgctgggagacagggggtatggctgccagccttttctcctgacacctttcacagacccccaggaagcacagcaggcctacaaccatgaccatgccaggaccagggccagagttgaaatgacctttggcctcctgaaggcacgctttcactgccttcacaaattaagggtcagccctgttagggcatgtgatattactgtggcttgtgctgtcctccacaatgtggcctgcctgaggaaggagagggcccccagagtgccaccagccatggactgggacaatccggcaatcttccctgatgacgacagtggtcggctgctgagggaccaatatgtgttgaattattttagttagtatgtgtgctttcaattttggttaaatatgtcctgcggtggcagaggaatttgggtttttttgggttcgttttttgacgaatttggcctcttatgatgtttgtgcggtatactgtgtgtaatacaaggctgcagggaggctactgcatccattcatttgtctgttcagttgatgtgtatggatttgtcctgcatttattttagtgtgcagacatgcagggtgtgttatatacagacctttgaatgtgtatgtatcattttgtataatatgcttggattctgtgctttccatcttgtagagtcactgtgacttcagtttcgaaaggagctgatggtttacctgctttgttttgtccttattcaataaaggaacataatgttacacattgtgtttttatattcatatggaatgtgtatttgtttatatgacagagtactagggccacactgaagaaaaaggataaagtcataagtttatgaggctggttctttgtgcagaaaagctacatattgtttttacagttttgatacttatgacaatgtgatacttaatattctggcacatcagcatgtctttgtttatgaaaccatactgaagtacaatttcacgaaatgccccacatctgtcattttaacaactgtcctcctttaaaacaactggttacaatattatgacttgtgtttttttcccctctgtggccctaatattctatcattttatatatagccttatagtctatgggaaactgtaaattatctaatgatagcaacatcatctaaaaatcattttttatccaaaatcattgaaattaatgatcacaaacgtttaaataataacagtgggtctagttatatgtgataacaatgtatagtgagcagtgaaataactattggtttccatttgtggtgactgctgactgacattagggatgagattaaatagatcctggaatttagcctggtctggagcaggctagctccacagaataaatctccatggtaatttataccataacatatcctcctgccccctatccatctttagtgcaaccggattacggatcaattggattacggatcaattgagccaggatcaccaagatatcctggcttaatcccttatcctagttttgtgcaacaggcccctgtaaccagttgttttaaaggaggacagttgttaaaatgacagatgtggggcatttcgtgaaattgtacttcagtatggtttcataaacaaagacatgctgatgtgccagaatattaagtatcacattgtcataagtatcaaa encodes the following:
- the LOC139553620 gene encoding myb/SANT-like DNA-binding domain-containing protein 4 isoform X1, whose amino-acid sequence is MATRAAYFSPSEAQILMEAYEEVKDIIKKKGNTATVIKQREKAWQSIADRLNALNMNGPKRTWQQVKIKYKNILQNAVKKNTHRQGTGGGSPKADLTPAEDMALELNKGRPVLEGIPGGKETSIGSSQDATRFIQVSGSTVFLLEPPAQAPDDADPGEGPSAAATAHDGDDDEEETISLDSRRHEDPDAIQWENQPGNISSQAIRKLYGNHLRRQIELADIDIQYKKKKMENLALESEIKKRTIRKLDLEIKKLERELQEDDTAQNKKLAISTTKSSL
- the LOC139553620 gene encoding putative nuclease HARBI1 isoform X2; amino-acid sequence: MVCVALRFFASGAFLYSVGDAEQLNKATICRTIRSVCLAIKALADVFISFPGHRRLCDIKEEFYRIAGFPNVIGAVDCTHIRIKAPSGAHEADFVNRKSFHSINVQMVCNADCVISNVVAKWPGSVHDSRIFRASEIYQCLSQGEFSGVLLGDRGYGCQPFLLTPFTDPQEAQQAYNHDHARTRARVEMTFGLLKARFHCLHKLRVSPVRACDITVACAVLHNVACLRKERAPRVPPAMDWDNPAIFPDDDSGRLLRDQYVLNYFS